The following nucleotide sequence is from Mesobacillus jeotgali.
TTCCACTCAAGGAAAGTGCCTAAACTTTTATGATTTTTTACCGCCTGTGTATTGCTGGCGGAAAACCTGCATAGATTCATTCTCGTTAAGGGCCTTTAAATCGGCTTCTGTAAGCTTACCATTGCCCATCTCAATGACATATACATTCAATGTCTTCTTGCCCCACTGCTCGTATACATCCTTTACCGTATCATAATAAAGGTCTACCTTATTCCCCTTGATTGCGCCGCCTTTATCGGCTACCACACCGAATCCGTATCCCGGGATAAACAGGATTGTCCCAATCGGGAATACGTTTAGATCAGCCGCGACAGTTGAATACAGGTCACGCTTCACTTTTACACCAGAATAAGTAATTCCATACCCTGGGTGGCCAGGATTTTTCCCAGTGGATTCAATCCCTGCTGTATACCCTGTTGCGACGATTTTCTTGGTCGGGTATTGTGACCAGTTCAATGACTCCTCAAGTGTGGGCTGCGTTCCGGCTACCTTTTCACTAGAAGAAATTTTAGTTGTAAAATCAGATATTTTTTTCAAAAACTTAAAAGCGAGTCCTATGGATTTCTTTTTATGATCTATACTTGAGTTTTCCTCTTGTTGAATTCCTGCACTATCAAAAACGTATGTAGAAACAGTAGAAGCTTCAACTCCCGAAATCGAATAAAACGTAGAAGTTATAGCAGCAAAAAATAAAACCGCCATTGCTGAGCGTCTTGCCCACATTTTTAAAATATTCATATAATTTTTCACTCCTCCCAAAACTATTAATTTCCCAACGAAACAAGAAATATTCCAAAAGGAGCAAAAAAGTGATAAAAGTCCTATTTACATTTCCATTAAAAGTAAAATTAGATCGATACTTAATTATAGTATCCAACAATGAGGCCGATTTCATGCATATAAAAAAACCTCCAAATAATTGAAGGTTTTTTGTATCAGAACATTTGATATCCTTTTTTTCGCAAAAGCCTTATGACTATACCAGCTAAAATGGCACCTGCCAAACCGCTGCTTAAAATCAATACGTCGGCCATTGCCAATTGTGTAAGCCGCTGTCCGAGATCACTGAAGGCTTCACCGCTATTCCTGAAGTAGTCGATAAACGGATACTTATCAATAATGAAAATCGCAATTAATGGATAAACTACCGCCATGATCCATGACATCCTCAGCAGCATATTCAATAAAAAGCCAATCCCGAAGAACAGGACAAAAAACAATAACATCGAAATGATCAGTGTGACAACTGTCATCATGTCTATATCCCCCCATTAAACATCATTTCTAGTTTACTGTTTGTCCGTTTTCGAGTCAATGAAATGGTGTAAGTCTCAGGATTTTGGCCAAAAAGAAAAACCCCGCATTGTGCGAAGGTCAAAGATGCAGTGCCTTATTTTTTTGATTTTCCGGATCCGCTGCAGCATGTGCATGTTTCTGAACCGCCAAGCAACAGTTGGAAGTAGCCTTTACCAGAGCAGTATGGACATTCCTTAGAATCGTGTGTGTGCATGTTCATTTATG
It contains:
- a CDS encoding 3D domain-containing protein; the encoded protein is MNILKMWARRSAMAVLFFAAITSTFYSISGVEASTVSTYVFDSAGIQQEENSSIDHKKKSIGLAFKFLKKISDFTTKISSSEKVAGTQPTLEESLNWSQYPTKKIVATGYTAGIESTGKNPGHPGYGITYSGVKVKRDLYSTVAADLNVFPIGTILFIPGYGFGVVADKGGAIKGNKVDLYYDTVKDVYEQWGKKTLNVYVIEMGNGKLTEADLKALNENESMQVFRQQYTGGKKS
- a CDS encoding YuiB family protein: MMTVVTLIISMLLFFVLFFGIGFLLNMLLRMSWIMAVVYPLIAIFIIDKYPFIDYFRNSGEAFSDLGQRLTQLAMADVLILSSGLAGAILAGIVIRLLRKKGYQMF
- a CDS encoding YuiA family protein, coding for MNMHTHDSKECPYCSGKGYFQLLLGGSETCTCCSGSGKSKK